From Funiculus sociatus GB2-C1:
GGATAAGGGTTTCATGCGTTCAAGTCAGGACGGCAACTGTCTACGAGTCAATATGATTGCAGCACTGTGTAACCAGCAACTGGTGGCTCCTTTTACAGTCGAAGGTTTTTGCAACCGAAGCGTATTCGAGATTTGGTTGGAAACCTGCTTGATTCCTCGGCTGCGATCGGGGTAAGTAGTGGTCATGGATAATGCCACGTTTCATAAAGGCGGACGAATTGAGCAACTGATTCAGGACGCAGGCTCTCTCATTGCTGTACTAACCTACTTATTCACTAGACCTCAACAAGATTGAGCGATGCTGGTCCTAGCTCAAAAGTCGGTAAGCCAAGCAACTTGACCAGTTTGAGTGTCTCCGCGATGCGATGGAGTATGTCCTGCACCTAGTGTCCTAACCGCCCTGGCGGTTGCTATAACTCATAACTTTTGAATATATAGGTTACAAATTGAAAAAAACAATGCAGCAATCTTCTTCTACAAAAACGGGTTCTCTGTTCTCCACTCGGTTACTTGCCTTATACATCATCTCTTTTTCGGCTGGCGCATCCTTAGGAATTTTTAATCCTCTAATATCAACATTCATGGAGCAACGGCAGATTGATGAGGTATGGATAGGAGCAAATTCCACGGTCTATTTTCTGACCATCGCCCTTAGTACGCCATTGGTGGAGAAACTATTACGCCAAACTGGAATTCACCGCATCATGATGTTTGGTTTGTTGCTTACAAGTTTTAGCGCTCCTCTGTTTCCAATGACCGCGCAATTACCGTTCTGGTTTGTCATTCGCATAGTAATGGGCTTCGGGGTCTGTTGTTTCCTGGTCAGTGGGCAAACAGCATTGAATAATTTTTCTCATGAAAGCAACCGAGCAAGCGTTAGTGGGATATATTTTCTCGCTCTTGGCATGGGATTTGTTATTGGTCCAGTCATCGGTTCCCGGATTTACGCAATTTCTCCACAACTTGCATTTATTGTGGGAGGCGGAGTGCTTTTGTGTGGACTAGCTTTTGCTTGGCGCGACCTGCCCAGAAAACTTATTGTTTCTACACCGTCGCCTACTTCATCTTCAAAGATTTTAAATAAGCTTACATTGCCTATTTTTGGGGTATTTTCCTATGGCTTTGCTGAGGCTACCTTAATCACTTTATATCCCGTGTTCCTACTACGCCAGAACTACAGTGTGCAACAAATGGGTTATACCTTCTCTGTATTCGTAGTTGGAAGTATA
This genomic window contains:
- a CDS encoding MFS transporter, yielding MQQSSSTKTGSLFSTRLLALYIISFSAGASLGIFNPLISTFMEQRQIDEVWIGANSTVYFLTIALSTPLVEKLLRQTGIHRIMMFGLLLTSFSAPLFPMTAQLPFWFVIRIVMGFGVCCFLVSGQTALNNFSHESNRASVSGIYFLALGMGFVIGPVIGSRIYAISPQLAFIVGGGVLLCGLAFAWRDLPRKLIVSTPSPTSSSKILNKLTLPIFGVFSYGFAEATLITLYPVFLLRQNYSVQQMGYTFSVFVVGSILSTVPVTQLADRSGKVRILFISVCIGLLASLGLIWVETYEIVLFVSFLAGASIGPIYPLCLSLIGEQLSEEELPSGTALFTTTYSFGCAAGPILSSIMMETFGGRHLFSLCIPLYAMLLLRIGLQHRNLRRFQ